A single genomic interval of Granulicella tundricola MP5ACTX9 harbors:
- a CDS encoding cytochrome c3 family protein, with amino-acid sequence MAQVFDRSSNALARASLVLTGLIVIALGVGLNSLQRSPWVTRQGQRPDQPVPFSHKHHVEGLGLQCQYCHTSVEKSSYAGIPPTKTCINCHAQIWTNAELLEPVRHSWATGESINWIRVHDLPDYVYFNHEIHVNKGIGCASCHGRVDEMPLMYQENSLQMEWCLNCHRNPSVNLRPTSEIYNMAWGGPTSDKPVWCAETKNTVRTDVPTAQGVSCTTKDPSGNGPEIASLQELSVRPRSMGKAAAGSGTEQDPHASSPGVTASDAPPADLLPAGALNYKKFTTQNDLGHYLNGMYHIRGGNELSSCEVCHR; translated from the coding sequence ATGGCGCAAGTTTTTGACCGCAGTTCGAACGCGCTGGCCCGGGCGAGCCTTGTGCTCACCGGCCTCATCGTCATCGCGCTCGGCGTTGGCCTGAATTCGCTGCAGCGTTCCCCGTGGGTAACGCGGCAGGGTCAGCGGCCCGATCAGCCGGTTCCGTTCAGCCACAAGCACCACGTGGAAGGCCTTGGCCTGCAGTGTCAGTACTGCCACACGTCGGTTGAGAAATCGAGCTACGCGGGAATTCCGCCCACCAAGACCTGCATCAACTGCCATGCGCAGATCTGGACCAATGCGGAGCTCCTTGAGCCGGTTCGTCACAGCTGGGCAACGGGTGAATCCATCAACTGGATTCGCGTTCACGATCTGCCGGACTACGTGTACTTCAATCACGAGATCCATGTGAACAAGGGCATCGGCTGCGCAAGCTGTCATGGCCGGGTCGATGAGATGCCCCTCATGTACCAGGAGAACTCGCTCCAGATGGAGTGGTGCCTGAACTGCCACCGCAACCCAAGCGTCAATCTCCGGCCCACCAGCGAGATCTACAACATGGCCTGGGGCGGACCGACCAGCGACAAGCCGGTCTGGTGCGCGGAGACCAAGAACACGGTTCGCACCGATGTTCCCACGGCTCAGGGCGTCTCCTGTACCACCAAGGACCCAAGCGGCAACGGACCTGAGATCGCATCGTTGCAGGAGCTTTCAGTTCGACCCAGAAGCATGGGTAAAGCAGCAGCCGGTTCGGGTACTGAGCAAGATCCTCATGCGAGCAGTCCTGGGGTGACAGCATCTGACGCCCCGCCCGCCGACCTTCTCCCGGCCGGTGCCCTGAACTACAAGAAGTTCACGACACAGAACGACCTGGGTCATTACCTGAACGGGATGTACCACATACGTGGCGGAAACGAGCTTTCGAGCTGCGAGGTATGCCACCGATGA
- a CDS encoding DUF3536 domain-containing protein, whose product MAKSNRKLDTAPAPAAASPQTPTPTRYVCVHGHFYQPPRENPWLETVEVQDSAAPYHDWNDRITAECYAPNGASRIQNLENEIVRIVNNYSRMSFNFGPTLLSWLQDKAPRTYQMILDADSASAARYSGHGSALAQVYNHIIMPLASTRDAQTQIRWGIADFESRFHRKPEGMWLAETAVNRHVLDLLAQEGILYTILAPNQCARVRNLSASTPADSALAAWTETPNDSVDTTQPYRVQLDEGRSIAVFFYNGPNSRAIAFEGLLDSGEKFGSRLLGGFHPGESSRPQLSHVATDGESYGHHHKHGEMALSFAMHWLEDQHHATLTNYGEFLAKFPPMCEAEVVEDSSWSCAHGVERWRSNCGCNGGKPGWNQLWRKPLRDALDYLRDNTAPLAEKLAKDLLKDLWVARDAYIQVVLDRSTESIDRFFADHAARALTAEERVSVLELMELERHTQLMYTSCGWFFDEISGIETVQIIAYAGRVLQLAAELFGASSKHLEPGFLAILAEAKPNLAELKDGSEVYTRYVTGMRIGLEQVGAHYAISSIFRAYPEDGELFCFDVHRDSHEVFTSGRGKVALGRARIRSRITEEAEEICFAVLHLGDQNLSAAVRRSNPSDEAAFAEFSSEVRSAMRRANLPEVIRLIDRNFAPDRSTAQERASDRAASLRGQAIAPVSAFASNDAAPHVTLDPIHPEPGQAENAPGAVEPGIAHTIDPVEAPPAPVNVPNIPITYSLSSLFADEQHRILQTILNQTIGEMEDSLRNIYEDHASLLHFLTESGMNPPPALALAASFAINASLRRALEAEEFDPQEVADLLARSSTDHVSLDANVLAFAAGQRMKRAMVKLEAAAEHSPQATLAALNSALAIADIIRFMPFEVIIWQAQNIWNDLLRRTDAQYWSEEWKDGFKKLGEAMNIAVDQLVIEEGVTTF is encoded by the coding sequence ATGGCTAAATCCAACCGCAAACTCGACACCGCACCCGCACCCGCAGCCGCGTCCCCCCAGACTCCTACCCCGACCCGCTACGTGTGCGTCCATGGCCATTTCTACCAGCCGCCGCGCGAGAATCCCTGGCTGGAGACGGTCGAGGTACAGGACTCCGCCGCTCCGTACCATGATTGGAACGATCGCATCACAGCCGAGTGTTACGCACCGAACGGCGCATCGCGCATCCAGAATCTCGAGAACGAGATCGTCCGGATCGTCAATAACTACTCGCGGATGAGCTTCAACTTCGGGCCCACGCTGCTGAGCTGGCTGCAGGACAAGGCGCCGCGCACCTACCAGATGATCCTGGACGCAGACTCCGCGAGTGCGGCGCGATACAGCGGCCACGGCTCCGCGCTGGCCCAGGTCTACAACCACATCATCATGCCGTTGGCGAGCACGCGTGACGCCCAGACGCAGATCCGCTGGGGCATCGCGGATTTTGAATCCCGCTTCCACCGCAAGCCGGAGGGAATGTGGCTGGCCGAGACTGCCGTCAACCGGCATGTGCTCGACCTGCTGGCGCAGGAGGGCATCCTTTACACGATCCTTGCCCCCAACCAGTGCGCGCGGGTGCGTAATCTCAGCGCCTCCACACCGGCGGACTCTGCGCTTGCCGCCTGGACTGAGACGCCGAACGATTCCGTGGATACGACCCAGCCTTACCGGGTGCAGCTCGATGAGGGCCGCTCCATTGCAGTGTTCTTCTACAACGGACCCAACTCCCGCGCCATCGCCTTCGAAGGGCTCCTGGACAGCGGCGAGAAGTTTGGCTCGCGGTTGCTGGGAGGCTTCCACCCGGGTGAAAGCTCTCGTCCCCAGCTCTCTCACGTCGCTACCGACGGCGAGTCGTATGGGCATCACCATAAGCATGGCGAGATGGCACTGTCCTTTGCCATGCACTGGCTGGAGGATCAGCACCACGCCACCCTGACCAACTACGGCGAGTTCCTGGCCAAGTTCCCGCCGATGTGTGAGGCGGAGGTGGTGGAGGACTCGAGCTGGTCCTGTGCGCATGGCGTGGAACGCTGGCGGTCCAACTGCGGCTGCAACGGCGGCAAGCCGGGCTGGAACCAGCTTTGGCGTAAGCCGCTGCGCGATGCGCTGGACTACCTACGGGACAACACTGCGCCTCTCGCGGAGAAGCTGGCCAAGGATCTGTTGAAGGATCTTTGGGTCGCCCGCGACGCCTACATCCAGGTGGTTCTGGACCGTTCTACCGAGTCGATCGATCGGTTCTTTGCCGATCACGCAGCCCGGGCGCTGACTGCGGAGGAGCGCGTCTCCGTGCTGGAGCTGATGGAGCTGGAGCGGCACACGCAGTTGATGTACACCTCCTGCGGGTGGTTCTTCGACGAGATCTCCGGCATTGAGACGGTGCAGATCATCGCTTACGCCGGCCGCGTTCTGCAGCTTGCGGCCGAGTTGTTTGGTGCCTCCAGCAAGCATCTGGAGCCCGGTTTTCTTGCAATTCTTGCCGAAGCCAAGCCAAATCTGGCGGAGCTGAAGGACGGCTCCGAGGTGTACACCCGGTACGTGACCGGGATGCGGATTGGGCTGGAGCAGGTGGGCGCGCACTATGCCATCAGCTCCATCTTCCGGGCGTATCCGGAGGACGGCGAGCTGTTCTGCTTCGATGTCCACCGCGACTCGCACGAGGTGTTTACGTCCGGGCGCGGGAAGGTCGCGCTGGGGCGTGCGCGCATCCGCTCACGCATCACGGAGGAGGCGGAGGAGATCTGCTTCGCGGTGCTGCATCTGGGCGACCAGAACCTTTCGGCTGCGGTACGGCGTTCCAACCCGAGCGACGAGGCTGCCTTCGCCGAGTTCTCGTCCGAGGTGCGTTCCGCGATGCGGCGGGCGAACCTGCCGGAGGTGATCCGGCTGATCGACCGTAACTTTGCTCCTGATCGTTCCACGGCTCAGGAGCGGGCTTCCGATCGCGCTGCTTCCTTACGCGGACAGGCGATCGCTCCGGTTTCGGCTTTTGCGAGCAATGATGCGGCACCCCATGTCACGCTCGACCCGATCCATCCGGAGCCGGGTCAGGCGGAGAACGCTCCGGGAGCAGTTGAGCCGGGGATCGCGCATACGATCGACCCGGTGGAGGCTCCGCCGGCGCCGGTCAACGTGCCGAACATCCCGATCACCTACTCGCTCAGCTCGCTGTTTGCCGACGAGCAGCACCGCATCCTGCAGACCATTCTGAACCAGACCATCGGTGAGATGGAAGACTCGCTGCGGAACATCTACGAGGACCATGCTTCCCTGCTGCACTTCCTGACGGAGTCCGGCATGAATCCTCCACCCGCGCTTGCGCTGGCGGCGAGCTTCGCCATCAACGCCAGCCTGCGGCGGGCGCTGGAGGCGGAGGAGTTCGATCCGCAGGAGGTGGCGGATCTGCTGGCGCGAAGCTCGACGGATCACGTTAGTCTCGATGCCAATGTGCTGGCGTTCGCGGCCGGCCAGCGGATGAAGCGGGCGATGGTGAAGCTGGAGGCAGCGGCGGAGCACAGCCCTCAGGCGACCCTTGCGGCGTTGAACTCGGCGCTGGCGATTGCGGATATTATTCGCTTCATGCCGTTCGAGGTGATCATCTGGCAAGCGCAGAATATCTGGAACGATCTGCTGCGGCGGACGGATGCTCAGTACTGGTCCGAGGAGTGGAAGGACGGCTTCAAGAAGCTGGGCGAGGCGATGAATATCGCGGTGGATCAGCTTGTGATTGAAGAGGGTGTGACGACGTTCTAG
- a CDS encoding type II toxin-antitoxin system RelE/ParE family toxin yields the protein MDYRVRLMPRAERDLEEIFQYIQARSSSAAHSWFMRLTNAIDGLSTFPQRHPITPEYPSLRHLLFGNKPHIYRVIYLIDVTARSVDILSVWHGAQQPFTREIQ from the coding sequence ATGGACTATCGCGTTAGGCTGATGCCACGAGCGGAACGAGATCTCGAGGAGATCTTCCAGTACATCCAGGCTCGCAGTTCATCCGCTGCACATAGTTGGTTTATGCGTCTGACCAACGCAATCGATGGGCTCTCTACCTTTCCTCAACGACATCCGATCACTCCGGAATACCCCTCGCTCCGCCATCTACTCTTCGGCAACAAGCCCCACATCTATCGCGTGATCTATCTCATCGATGTAACAGCTCGATCGGTCGATATTCTCTCTGTGTGGCATGGTGCCCAGCAGCCCTTCACAAGAGAAATCCAGTAA
- a CDS encoding type II toxin-antitoxin system Phd/YefM family antitoxin, with translation MESLEETCSLATFHENSAEIIQQLKGTHRSVTLTVDGKPEVILQDVTEYQRLRDLAAAADIHEGIRQGLEESAAGKGRPASEFLDYMREKYGLSR, from the coding sequence ATGGAATCGCTAGAAGAGACCTGCTCACTCGCCACTTTTCACGAGAACTCCGCCGAAATCATTCAGCAACTCAAAGGCACCCATCGCTCAGTCACCCTGACGGTCGATGGCAAGCCAGAGGTCATCCTTCAGGATGTCACCGAATATCAACGCCTCCGTGATTTAGCCGCTGCCGCCGATATTCACGAAGGAATCCGTCAAGGTCTTGAGGAATCAGCCGCCGGTAAAGGCCGCCCCGCCTCGGAGTTCTTGGACTACATGCGGGAAAAGTATGGACTATCGCGTTAG
- a CDS encoding DNA-3-methyladenine glycosylase family protein — translation MPRILARPRPPTYDSARAVRELTAADPKLGRLMERAGPYTLKLASTQSPFEALLVSIIYQQLHGKAAAAIHTRLLESFGHVLTLEGKMLGDHPSPQHLLDCPNEQLRAAGLSHNKALSVRDLAAKTIEGTVPSMARIRRMTDEDVIEHLTQVRGIGRWTVEMFLMFRLGRPDVLPLGDYGVRKGFALTFQGLKPTQKVTPDLLATPEAMLKRAKRWHPWCSIASWYMWRACDLAKPAKD, via the coding sequence ATGCCGCGCATTCTCGCCAGACCGCGACCGCCCACCTATGACTCCGCCCGCGCGGTCCGGGAGCTTACCGCAGCCGACCCGAAGTTGGGACGCCTCATGGAGCGAGCCGGTCCGTACACCCTCAAGCTCGCCAGCACGCAGTCGCCGTTTGAGGCATTGCTGGTCAGCATCATCTACCAGCAGCTCCATGGCAAGGCAGCGGCGGCCATCCATACTCGGCTGCTGGAAAGCTTTGGACACGTCCTGACGCTGGAAGGAAAGATGCTGGGCGACCATCCCTCCCCCCAGCACCTGTTGGACTGTCCCAACGAGCAGCTTCGCGCGGCCGGCCTCTCCCACAACAAGGCGCTGTCGGTCCGGGATCTGGCGGCAAAGACGATTGAGGGAACCGTTCCCAGCATGGCCCGTATCCGCAGGATGACGGATGAAGACGTCATCGAACACCTCACGCAAGTTCGTGGAATTGGCCGCTGGACGGTTGAGATGTTTCTGATGTTTCGGCTGGGCCGGCCGGATGTGCTGCCTCTTGGCGACTACGGCGTCCGCAAAGGCTTCGCACTCACCTTTCAGGGTCTGAAGCCGACTCAGAAGGTCACTCCCGACCTTCTCGCGACTCCCGAAGCGATGTTGAAGAGGGCCAAGCGATGGCATCCCTGGTGCTCGATTGCTAGTTGGTACATGTGGCGGGCCTGTGACCTGGCCAAACCAGCAAAGGATTGA
- a CDS encoding DUF1003 domain-containing protein, whose product MPSTCHELRHVPLFALLDDDELGVLATQVEIRQFAPRQRIYKLGEPGDRAYILLEGGVQVTTIDQDEQEVLVATPEHGEFFGFASMLEQTPHHTSAVATIETTCVELDRNDISVLLTQKPMAGLDMMTVLARQFHASQEIIRLRANRNPNLVIEEEETRGEKIADKVASFGGSWTFIITFAVILITYTTINIILRGKAWDPYPFILLNLFLSMLAAIQAPVIMMSQNRQDKKDRVRSELDFDVNVRAETEIQALSRRVKELHDKLDDVDGLLRPDR is encoded by the coding sequence ATGCCCAGCACCTGCCACGAGCTCCGCCACGTCCCACTCTTCGCCCTCCTTGACGACGACGAACTAGGCGTCCTCGCCACCCAGGTCGAAATCCGCCAGTTTGCCCCCCGCCAGCGCATCTACAAACTCGGTGAGCCCGGCGACCGCGCCTACATCCTCCTTGAAGGCGGCGTCCAGGTCACCACCATCGACCAGGACGAGCAGGAGGTCCTCGTCGCCACGCCAGAGCACGGCGAGTTCTTCGGCTTCGCCTCCATGCTGGAACAGACCCCCCACCACACCTCCGCTGTCGCCACCATCGAGACCACCTGCGTCGAGTTAGACCGCAACGACATCTCCGTCCTCCTCACCCAGAAGCCCATGGCCGGCCTGGACATGATGACCGTCCTCGCCCGTCAGTTCCACGCCTCGCAGGAGATCATCCGTCTCCGCGCCAATCGCAACCCCAACCTCGTCATCGAGGAAGAGGAGACCCGCGGCGAAAAGATCGCAGACAAGGTCGCCAGCTTCGGCGGCTCCTGGACCTTCATCATCACCTTCGCCGTCATCCTCATCACCTACACCACCATCAACATCATTCTCAGAGGCAAGGCCTGGGACCCGTACCCCTTCATCCTGCTCAACCTCTTCCTCTCCATGCTCGCCGCCATCCAGGCGCCGGTCATCATGATGAGCCAGAACCGTCAAGACAAAAAGGACCGCGTCCGCTCAGAGCTGGACTTCGACGTCAACGTCCGCGCCGAAACCGAGATCCAGGCCCTCTCCCGCCGCGTCAAGGAACTCCACGACAAGCTCGACGACGTAGACGGCCTGCTCCGCCCCGATCGCTAA
- a CDS encoding ArnT family glycosyltransferase: MEAPAQLRRNRLILVALWFVFYGSFTLFTPPLLDDADSVHAEVAREMLLRHDWVTLYANGIRYLEKAPVFYWSEAVAMSLFGPTTAASRLPLAIAMLALVLISESFARRAFRTPRAGLYAGLITLSSFGMFIFSRINIPDIMVCLWLVIALYAFYLTEQPEHAGPEPSGPRSLSLGPCLLFAAACALNILTKGLIGIVFPVGIVLLYLLITRGLRGTLTRLRQLHPASSLAVFLLIAVPWHILIALANPTQGHPGGVAFLNGHWSVPLPTDGNVHGWTWFYFVNEQVLRYLNLRVPRDYDTVPLALFWGLCLIWLMPWSAFLFHAVARALPIRTAAFRQRLRTKTLTNQERTDLLLILWAAIPLLFFSLSTRQEYYVLPSLPPLILLIAAWLAQRFADSGRAKQHRASSLRSAGALALVGLCAAAVCLYLILHTKAPSQDTDLASLLQQNPGDYALSFGHFLDLNARAMGLFRLPLALTAISLGGGLTLAWYLRRPRYQTGFESTYVHAANLVIAASAFLFLFASWLGLRTFSPTLTSHQLAQAIAPQLHQQDLIVLHGEYEAGSTLGFYLHRNDLHILEGRSSNLWYGSFFPEAPKIFETRDSLAAKWPGPQRIFLWEDPHDPDRPILKLPQPIYVIANSGGKYILSNQPNHP; this comes from the coding sequence GTGGAAGCCCCCGCCCAACTTCGCCGCAACCGCCTCATCCTCGTCGCTCTCTGGTTCGTCTTCTACGGCTCCTTCACCCTCTTCACCCCGCCCCTGCTGGACGACGCCGACTCCGTCCACGCCGAGGTCGCGCGCGAGATGCTCCTCCGCCACGACTGGGTCACCCTCTACGCCAACGGCATCCGTTACCTGGAAAAGGCCCCCGTCTTCTACTGGTCGGAAGCCGTCGCGATGAGCCTCTTCGGCCCCACAACCGCAGCCTCCCGCCTCCCATTGGCCATCGCCATGCTGGCCCTCGTACTGATCTCGGAAAGCTTCGCCCGCCGAGCCTTCCGCACCCCCCGAGCCGGTCTCTACGCCGGCCTCATCACCCTCTCCAGCTTCGGCATGTTCATCTTCTCCCGCATCAACATCCCGGACATCATGGTCTGCCTCTGGCTCGTCATAGCCCTCTACGCCTTCTACCTCACCGAGCAACCCGAGCACGCTGGTCCCGAGCCCTCTGGTCCCCGGTCCCTGAGCCTTGGTCCCTGCCTCCTCTTCGCCGCCGCCTGCGCCCTCAACATCCTCACCAAGGGCCTCATCGGCATCGTCTTCCCCGTCGGAATCGTCCTCCTCTATCTCCTCATCACCCGAGGCCTCCGTGGCACCCTAACCCGCCTCCGCCAGCTTCACCCCGCCTCGAGCCTCGCCGTCTTCCTCCTCATCGCCGTCCCCTGGCACATCCTCATCGCCCTAGCGAACCCCACCCAGGGCCACCCGGGCGGCGTGGCTTTCTTGAATGGCCACTGGTCCGTCCCCCTCCCCACCGACGGCAACGTCCACGGCTGGACCTGGTTCTACTTCGTCAACGAACAAGTCTTACGTTATCTAAATCTGCGAGTCCCGAGAGACTACGACACCGTCCCACTCGCTCTCTTCTGGGGCCTCTGCCTCATCTGGCTCATGCCCTGGTCGGCCTTTCTCTTCCACGCCGTAGCACGCGCCCTCCCCATCCGCACCGCCGCCTTCCGCCAACGCCTCCGCACCAAGACCCTGACGAATCAGGAACGTACTGACCTGCTCCTCATCCTCTGGGCCGCCATCCCGCTCCTCTTCTTCTCCCTCTCCACCCGCCAGGAGTACTACGTCCTCCCCTCGCTCCCGCCGCTGATCCTCCTCATCGCCGCATGGCTCGCCCAACGCTTCGCTGACTCGGGACGAGCCAAGCAGCACCGTGCATCATCTCTACGATCAGCAGGCGCACTTGCCCTCGTAGGTCTCTGTGCAGCTGCAGTATGCCTTTATCTCATCCTGCACACTAAGGCACCATCCCAAGACACGGACCTTGCCTCACTTCTCCAACAAAATCCCGGCGACTACGCTCTCTCCTTCGGGCACTTCCTCGACCTCAACGCTCGCGCAATGGGCCTGTTCCGCCTACCCCTCGCGCTGACAGCGATCTCCCTTGGGGGCGGCCTGACTCTCGCTTGGTATCTACGCCGACCCAGATATCAGACTGGCTTTGAAAGCACTTACGTCCATGCCGCAAACCTGGTGATCGCCGCTTCCGCCTTCCTCTTCCTCTTCGCCTCCTGGCTAGGCCTCCGAACCTTCTCCCCGACCCTCACCAGCCACCAACTGGCCCAGGCCATAGCCCCGCAACTCCATCAACAAGACCTCATCGTCCTCCACGGCGAGTACGAAGCCGGCAGCACCCTAGGCTTCTACCTCCACCGCAACGACCTGCACATTCTGGAAGGCCGCAGCTCCAACCTCTGGTACGGCAGCTTCTTCCCCGAAGCCCCAAAGATCTTCGAAACCCGCGACTCCCTCGCGGCCAAATGGCCCGGCCCCCAAAGAATCTTCCTCTGGGAAGACCCCCACGACCCCGACCGCCCCATCCTCAAACTCCCCCAACCCATCTACGTCATCGCCAACTCCGGCGGCAAGTACATCCTCTCCAACCAACCCAATCACCCATGA
- a CDS encoding aromatic ring-hydroxylating oxygenase subunit alpha: MTSNLQGGPPAELIFGEWYPAGRSAGLKKGKTTTALLCGVPLLLGRKNDGTVFAMRDLCPHRGIPLSAGWFDGNEVQCKYHGWKFEPCSGQCTEIPSLTGLDILQPTKIYATSYPCEERDGTCWVYLPEAGAGRRTAELPPVPEVPKFSAKFRSAHLTADLPCNVDHGIIGLMDPAHGPFVHQAWWWRSRASIHEKTKHFEPIPGGFRISSHAPSANSAPYKLLGVYGEPITTTIDFVLPNRRYETIRAGEKWFASLTTVTPVTASTCRIDVYAAWNVFYNVPLVKTIATFFGARFVRQDQETMIEQAQGLRFRPALMLIDDADQPAKWYFALKQARLTGIGEHPLKGPVELHWRS; encoded by the coding sequence ATGACTTCCAACTTGCAGGGTGGGCCTCCGGCGGAGCTGATCTTTGGGGAGTGGTATCCGGCCGGGCGGTCTGCGGGGCTGAAGAAGGGGAAGACCACGACGGCGCTGCTGTGCGGGGTGCCGCTGTTGCTGGGGCGGAAGAATGACGGCACAGTCTTTGCTATGCGGGATCTTTGTCCGCATCGGGGGATTCCGCTTTCGGCGGGGTGGTTCGACGGCAACGAGGTGCAGTGCAAGTATCACGGGTGGAAGTTCGAGCCGTGCTCCGGGCAGTGTACGGAGATTCCGTCGCTGACGGGGCTGGATATCCTGCAGCCGACGAAGATCTATGCGACGAGCTATCCGTGCGAGGAGCGGGATGGGACGTGCTGGGTGTATCTGCCGGAGGCGGGTGCGGGGCGTCGGACTGCGGAGCTTCCGCCGGTGCCGGAGGTGCCGAAGTTCTCTGCGAAGTTCAGATCTGCGCATCTGACGGCGGATTTGCCTTGTAATGTCGATCACGGGATTATCGGGCTGATGGACCCGGCGCATGGGCCGTTTGTACATCAGGCTTGGTGGTGGCGGAGCAGGGCTTCGATTCATGAGAAGACGAAGCATTTTGAGCCGATTCCAGGGGGGTTCCGGATTTCATCTCATGCGCCGAGCGCGAACTCCGCTCCTTATAAGCTGCTGGGGGTTTATGGCGAGCCGATCACGACGACGATCGATTTTGTGCTGCCGAACCGGCGGTACGAGACGATTCGGGCTGGCGAGAAATGGTTCGCGAGCCTGACGACGGTGACTCCGGTGACGGCTTCGACGTGCCGGATCGATGTGTATGCGGCTTGGAATGTGTTTTACAACGTGCCGCTGGTGAAGACGATTGCCACGTTTTTTGGGGCGAGGTTTGTGCGGCAGGATCAGGAGACGATGATCGAGCAGGCGCAGGGGTTGAGGTTCCGGCCGGCGCTGATGCTGATCGACGACGCGGATCAGCCGGCGAAGTGGTATTTTGCACTGAAACAGGCGAGGTTGACGGGGATTGGGGAGCATCCGCTGAAGGGTCCGGTGGAGCTGCACTGGCGGAGCTAA